Genomic segment of Schistocerca nitens isolate TAMUIC-IGC-003100 chromosome 9, iqSchNite1.1, whole genome shotgun sequence:
ATAACAACCATTTACTTGCCTGAGATAGATATCTTTAGGGACagaaaaaaatgattttatttttgcaaatttggtgttttgctaaattttgtgatttttttttttttttttgccgaattCAGTGGCTTCTTTTGCCAGATTCGGTGTTGCTTTATTTTGAGTTGTTTTGCCAAATTCGATGTGTTTTGTAAAATTTGGTGTGTTCTGCCAAATTCGGTGTTGGTTCTGCCAAATCTGATGATTTTTTTGTCAAACTCAAAATTGTTTGTCAACTTTCATGTTCTTTACCATATTCTgtgtatttattttgctaaaatctgTGATGCTCTTTGCCAAATTCAGTGGTACTCTATACCAAATTTTGCACTATTTTCATCATCAAACAAAACTTAATTACACAGGACATATGCTGTTATTTTAAGAATATACATGACCTTTTACTTTGAGGAGACTAGATGACAAAATGCAATTTATCATTTGTGTCCTCagaattataacttttttataCAGCAAAATCTCAGATTCTGTGATATCACATAAAAATTGCAAATTTCCtattattttgcaacaaaacaataatttgtgtttttttccaatttatcattttcattaaattttcctttccCTAGATACCATTCATTATATTCAACTGATTTTCATTCATTCCAGAAATGCTAATGATTTGACTGCATGACCCTTCTGTATTTCATTCGAACTATTACAATTGAGCATCAATTATCTGAATGTTAGTCAACCACACTACAGCTTCACTGAACCATTATTCGCTTGGGCATGCTGCCTTTCTCACTATGGCCTTGCCTCCCCTTCGCTCCCCAGCCCCCTCCTTCCCCGCACTATTGCCGAGTGACCGATGATAGAAACTGTTTGCAGCCTGCTACAATCACTTGAACCAACTATACAAGGAGGAAAACTGTGTGCCGATTCTTCAGCAGCCGATTCTTTCAAAATCAAACTAAGGGGCATGTTAAGGGAAAAAGATTATGCTCTTGAAAACATTTACAATACTGACAAAACTGGGCCCAATTGGAAAGCTTACCAAGAAAAATTTTTGCATTGTATTGTGAATTAGCAGCACTTAGTCTTAAAATAAGCAAGGATCATATTAATGCTTTCACTTGTGCTAATGCTACTGGTAGCCACCCATTGCATAGACTTCTCATTGGTAAAAGTAAGAAACTGCATTGTTTCAAAGGCTTTCATATGTCTGTGATGCCTGTTGTTAACACATCACAATAGAACACCTGAATGTATAATACGATTTTCATGCAATGGATTGAGGAAGTTTTTGTGCCCTTTGTAAAAGCTTATGGGTTAAAGAATGACAAAAGGGAGAAAACATTACTGCTCCTGACAATGTACCAACGTGTCCATCATCTGATACCTTAAATGAAAAGAGCAACTTCATAAAAGTGATGTTTTATCAGCTATTATGAAGTCTTTACTACAGCCTGTGGCTCAAAGCATTATTTTAGAGTTTGAAATGGTATTACAGGAAAGAACTGATACataagttattgttagaaagagaagagggggggtgaggagagagagggggggaggagaagtaAGTCTGTTTCAAAATCATAAAAATCTGATTTGAAAGCTGTATCCTACATGAGTGGAGAAGCCTGGGGTAAAATTTTGGGTACAGTGAAAAGTCTGTCTAATTGAAAATGACAACAGAATAATATGTCCAAAATTCTCAAAATCCTGCAGGATAGCAACATTGTGAACCTTGTCACTGATAAGGCTGACTGTGCTAGTATATCGCATCAACTAGTGATccagaaaatgaagatgaaaatataCTGGCTGCTTCTGAACAATTTACATTTTTAGATACTGCTCTGTGATGGATGGAAACACAAGATGCAAGCAATATTAGATACCTGTAGTGGAAAAAGTGTGTGACTTAGCTACTCGTAAGTTGGTAGGCCTGCTTAAGACACCAAAATTAAAGGTGTTTTTTTAATTCTGTAAGTATGTACTCTACATACAAAATGCatatgaaatacatatttttttgcttACTAGGTTGTACTACATACATTCGTACCATGTTTGCCTCTCTAATAAGAAAAGAGAGTCATGTTACTATAAATATATGTAGTCTTTACCGGCAAATAAAACTATACAGTTAAGTTATCAAAATAAACCAGTTTTTCTAAAAACCATGCTCCCAACTTGTTCAGATAATAGACACTTTACTGTATTAGTGTATTTTCATTTACAAGGCATCTACATTGAAGTACTCAATTTCTGGATGTTATATCAGATTACTAAATAAAAATATGACCTACTTATTGTCAAGTTTGAAAAGCACAACATTTGAGTTTTcataagaagaagataaagagGAAAGAAAATTGAACAGAAAATGAAGGAATTTGTATCTGAGTTCTTCTGGAGGCATTTAAAATGTTCACTTTGTACATCAGGGCTGTTGCAACACATCAACGATTCAAACAAATATATTCTGGAGACTTTATGTAGCTGGACATGTTCTCCTCTTGACTCAAAATAGAAATCTAACAATGTAGTAGCTGGAGAGATTAGAGATCAATAGTTTAGTTCAtgcttttgtaataaaaaaaaagtaccCACTAGAGTTTATCTCCCATGTAGTAAACAAGGGGTGTAAATCAGTCCTGTTGAAAAAGCATCTGTGGCTGTAGGCCATGCAGCTGTGAAAAGGTGTAGAACAACAGTATGTCCATAAATGAACAATATATATCAGTTTTCTTATGTAAAGGTGAACGGTAAGGAAATTAATTGGATTTATGAGGTCATTATATTTTCAACTTAGGCCTGCCACATAGCCCTTGTTGCTGTTCTTATTCTCGGGTCTCTCTATGCATTGTTCTCTGAAAGAAGTTGACAGCCAGTTAGCACCTTCACCGTAAATGCAAAATCCAAACAATTACATAACAACTTCCTTTTTCTTGGACATGTATCTTTGCATAAAATGCTGGTATTATATTTACAGTGTCTGGCAATTCTTGTAGATATTTGAAACTCTGTGGAATGTGGGAGAAGGGAGCTATTTACATGGGTAGTATCCAGAAAGATATCATCTATCAGTCAGGCTGTGAAAGCTTCAGAAATCAAGTAGAGAATTTTTTTCTCATCCAAACTCCGAAATTGATATATTTCATTGTAGATAGCCTgtgcaaaatatattacataaattttcatttattaaaggGAAATAGGTTTCCTATGTCAGATTTCTGCTTTGTGTGGAAGGAGGGAGGCATAGTAGCAGCAGGTACGCATAGCGAGCTACCTAAAAGTGAAAAAAGACAGACGTAAACAAAGGGTAAACTGTTATTGTTTCAAAGCTGTCAATACTTTTACCCCACTGTAAGGCAAAATGGGTAATGCCACCATACAAAAATGTTTTCGGTTGGCATAAGAACTATAATTGTACCCAAGtatgcacctcttcatctgaagcaaattgacagccactgatgtctttcttcagggctctgaaaatatggaaatcatCTAAGGAGAGATAGGGACTGCATCTAGGAAGTGTTAAGTGTTTTGCAGCAGACAGGTAGGCATTACCCTGGAAGAGAATGTTGCCATCTGTCAATATCCTATGTGTTTGGACATGATCATATGCTTGAATTGTTGCATTGTGTCCACTTATTGCTGTGTGTTAATTTTAGTATCATGTTCCAGAAAAGCAGCAGCGGGCCCATGCAGCCAAACAAAAATGTCATCATGACTTGCTTAGAGCTTGCAAGCACAGCTTTAGATTTTTTCAGTGAGGGTGAATCCATGTGCTTCCATTGTTGGCTCTGATGCTTCGTCTCTGGGTCAAAATGCTCACACCATGTTTCATCTCTTGTGACAGTACAGGACAGGACACAATATTCTACATCATGATACCATTCTAAGTGCTGCAGTGATATTGACATTCCATTCAAATTCTTCTCCTCCATCGCCCCGTGGGCAATCGAATGCACACAGATTTTCTGGAACTTCAGATGCTCTGTCAAAAAAGCATGAGTGGCACCATGACCAATTCCCAACATAGCCAAATATCTTCCATTGTCTGCTTTTGACTATTTCTGATGGCAGCATTTCCACAACAATGACTGAAAGAGTCGTGGCACAGTGACTCTGTCCTGACCGACTTCTGTATTTCAATGACGCTCAACTTTCTTCGAATCATTTATTCCATACAGACACAGGTGCACTTGATATACTTTGTCCATCATACACAGCAGACATTCAGACATTTGGGCATGAATTTCCCTTCCTGACAATCCTTCTGTAGTCAAAACCCACACTACCCctcgcctacacacacacacacacacacacacacacacacacaaacacgactTGTTGCTCATGTTGTGTCTAACAGACAAATGGCTCAGTGGTGAACATTCACACTGTTCTTTCCTAATAGAGGGCACTTCTATACGCACACCTACCTGTGCTACCAGCACCTGCACAATGCTTGTTATGTAGTCTGTCTTGTTTTCTTTTGACGAGCCCTTGTTGTATGGGTGCCTAACTCTACTGTCTAGAGATTAGCATAACTGATAGCCTCAGGACGTCATATGAAGGATTTCAGGACTAAAGAATCAATACTTGAAGATTTCtttgtgtacatctacatacatacatacatacatacatatttaattacatacTCCACAATCTGGTGCAAGGTGGAGgatgcctttcctgttccacttgcaaatcgaGTGATGCTCTTATGTTATCTTCACAGTCCTTATGTGAAATGCGTGTTGACAACAGTAGAATTGTTCTGTAGTCAACTTCATATGTAGGTTCTCTAATTTTTCACTAGTGTTCTGCAAAAAGAAAGTCATCTTCCCTCTTTCTGGAGAACCCTGAAGATAAGGGGTTTATTTGTTGTCATTATAGGTTCTTTTTTTATTAGCGTGTGGTTTGAAGTTTGTTAGTCAGAATATACTGTGGACATACAGCCTCAACACAAAAGAAATACGATTACTCGGATAAATATTAATCAGTGACTGGTTTTTTCCCTAGAAGTTTATCTTTATACTGTGCCAGGTTTTATCAAAATCAGTCAGCTAAGTGACAGTGGATAAGGAGATTATTACACATATGTTCTTGCGCTCTGCTGGAAAAGTACTGTACAATGTCTGACACAAAAGAATTAACACTTATCCTGAAAAATCCATGTATTTGCTACATATGTTCAGTTAGTGGGTGGCACGTTCATACTAGGACACACTGAAATCCACAGATGTCACAAATCATTTCTTATTGCTATTTTCCATGAAGCTGCACAGGAACTCACCACTTAACATTTCTGGGGGAAAATGCAGTCCTCTCTTGCATACCATCCTTTCACTACGTCCCAACCATATCCATTTTTTGTCTACCTTTATTCCCATTGTAACTCTCTTACACCGAGTGAAGTAACAATTACTTATTTTGGTGTCATATCtcagtatttagtgcctttttCCATAAAGTTGTATTTCAATTGCAACTATGTGTTGCCTGTATGTTTTACAGTTTACCTGTTGAAGGGCTTTTCTTTTTACTgcaaattttattatatatatgtttttatattattatgttctttaaattttttgttttgtcaaAGTTTTTTTCCTATAGAAATGTCACTTAATTACATTTTTTGCATGATATTTATTTTCCATGCATAGGCTGAAGAAATATCTTGACAATCTAAAGAGCAATGTTGTTGGACAAGGACGTGTCACCAAGGTGAGTGAATTCATTtcgtattcattcattcattcatctttAACAACAAGATTTACATAATATTTGTAGTGGTGAAGTACTAATATTATCCTGAAAATGGGTTAGTAAGCATGGCAGAATAAGTGTAATGAATCACACTCATATTTTGTGGTGCTTTAGCATATTATTGTTAttaagtttgtgtgtttgtgtatattCTGTAACTGTTGCAgttcattttacataaaaatgcacTGGTATTGATTAATGTATAAATCCACAGATTGATTTCTGCACTGTAATTGTGTTTTTTGCAAGACAATTGTAATGCCACGATACCTTAATTTTCATATAAAATGTGACGATTTGACGCATAATGGAAGAGTTCTACCAGAATCACAGTTGGGAAATTGTTCATACTGTGTGCCCATCACCCAGTCTATGCTCTGCTCCATGCAGTATACAACTATAGCGAAAGATTGTGTATAAATTTATAAGATAAATTGTGCAATTTTACTTTTGGTTAttggattaaaaaaataaaacaaatatctaATTCAAGAATAAAGTCAGAATTGAGTATCAACAATGCTGGACAAGGAGGAAGAGTGTTCTCTCACCAGCCACTAAAATAGAAACATCTCAGATTTAAAAAAGGAGAAATGTCACATGAAACCATAGATTATGAGAGAGATGAAATGTAGGAAGAATGCTGGAAGTAACAGCGAGATAGAATTTGTGACTAACATTCTGAACTGCCAGCATGAGATGCTAGCAACCACTAGCTCAAAGACGTAAGTCAGTTTTCGAAAAAAATGCAAAGCTTCATTACAGTGAAAAATAGGTTATATAGCTGGGGAGGGTGGGGCAGGAGCCAATAATAAAAATTGTATTAGAAAGAAGGCAGAGAGAAAATGGATATATATAGTTTAGAAAGAGTGATACTCAGATTACAGACTGCTACTCTAGTTTCAGAAGTCATTGAACAAACTAAACAAATATACAAGGCATCTTAACAAGAAAGATCAAGATTCTGTGAGGCTACAGAAATTCtcatttgggaaaaaaaaaaaaaaaattaaaagtttatgtCCTGTCCCAAGTGATTTCCAACATACAATACATTTAATGTACGTTTTTGATAATTGTGCTGTTATTTTGAAGGAACAATGTCAGAACACAATGACTAGCTTTTTCTGGACAATTAGAGGATGTTCTGCTTATTACATGTAATACAATACACTTCCAACATGTTGGATCTACTCCACAGTCTCCACCACAACTTCTGTAATTGGTGGGGTATGCGACTTCCTTTTGGACATCTGGAAACAGCACTGCCAATTTGTAATTATAAACTTTCATCTATTGTCTTTCACTGGAAGAAAAATGTTTAAGAATTCTGTGAGATGAtacattgcatttttatatttgattCTCGGCTCCAGTCCACAGCATCATGTGTGTAATAGTAtagtaaaaacaaaataatgaatttcttcTGTGTTTACTTTTTTGTGAGGTTTTATCCAGTTACACGAAGAGAAAAGTATTGCCAGTGGACATATCTTTTTTCTGCAATTGCATATTCATTTCACCACCAGTGTGGCATAGGCCTCAATGCTTTTATCTTTTGGTTAATAAAGACAATGAGTATGAAACAGCTGTGCACTGCCATGATATAATTTTGAGTTATATAACTATTCAAATTATGTCTGCAAGAACATTACAATTAACAAATTTCAGAAGCATAATTTCTTCTCAGTGTATTACACTTTATGCTCACATAGTGTAACAAACATTAAATAGCAGAAGGATGTTTGAGTCACAAAAATGATACTGTTCAACTACATCTTTTATATTTGTTTCtaccaaaacataattaatataATCACATACCATTCCTTCCATGCATAATGTTAAATGGAAGAGCCAGATACAAAAGCaagcagtttttcttttctttttttattttaaaaccttTCTTTTGCATTAACAACCAGCAAAGTAAGCTTTTTTCCATTACTTTACATACAGTCATTTTTTTCATCACAGATTTCTACACATTATAGATGTATTATACTTTTTATCACTGTTTATTCATTTTAAAGTCTTCATTATTTTGGTGGCATACATTACTATTCATAAACTGCCACATATCGACCAATGGGTACACTTGGTCCTCAAAGATTACCACAACCACAATCTTTTCCAACACAAGACACCACCAGAATGTGTTTCATCATATAGCTGACATAAATCATGCAGTTCATGAACGAAAATAGAGAATACCTGCATCTTAAAATCTGGTCTTGTGGGTGGAGAGGAAAAATCATAGCTTGTTAGcatgaaaagaataaataaaataacagtgaGTGGGCAGTACTGCTTCCTCACATGTGATCGTGGATGCACCAGTTTCTGACACACCAAGATTTCTAGATCATTCTTGCCACCTCTGTAATGTTGACTTGTCTTCCTGAGAAACTATAAATAGTTACGTAATTGTGGATACTTGTTTCAGGTGTTGTTATGTGTTGAACAGTAACTTGCAGTTATGTATTGCCAATTGGAATTTCTGTATATCTAAGATAACAGGCTTCTGTTTTGGATTGTATTGGAATTAGTTGAATGAAATACTTCAATCAGTGTTTGGTATATTTTTGTGTTTGATTTATAATTAGTTGTAGCAGAAGTTAGAGTGAAAACAGTATATAAGAAGTGTAATACGTCTGAATTTCTGCAGGTGCCATTACTCCATGCAGATGTGAGGTGGGCATCAGAAGCATTTGGCCAAAAATCTCTTCCAGCATCGCACTCAGCAGATTCCATACGTGGCATTCCACCATCTGCCTTCTCTGCTCCTCGTCCATTCCACCCAGCAGTGCCTCATATGCCAGCTGGCACAGAAGATGACGATTTTCCACCACCTCCCCCACCACTTCCTAACACCATGCCACCAAATCTGAAGAAACCAAGTAACTTTGCACCAAGTTGGAAGCCTTACCATAATCCTGAATCCCAAACTTCATATTCAGAAGCTCTTCCAGGAAAACCATATACatcatcagaatttgaaagggctGGTCCAACAGGTAACTACACAATGAAATCGAAAAGTAGTtttcttttataaaaaaatattggaaataaaatactctttcttcttcttcttcttcttcttcttcttcttttcagatCGTCTGTCACAGAAAGGTAATAGCCAACAATCGGCAAGTGTGGGTCGTCAGCAGTTTGGTACGTTGCCTGGTGAGAGTGTCTCAAGCTTGCCAGCAGATGCCAGTGTATCACATACACTGCATCCTGAATCTCATACTGCCTACTCAGAAGTTGTTCCAGGAAAACCTTCATTTGCCTCAGCCGAGCATCATAGGTCTGGTTCAGGAGGTAACTGTTTAAAGCAAAAGACAAAATTACTAGATGTCTTTGAAAAGCTGATGGTTCTTAAAGTAATATCACATTTTTTCCAGTAGCAGATCCTGTTTCACAGAGAGGTCAGCAACAAGGAGATGTTGGGCATCAACGGTATGATGTTGGGCATCAACACTACGGACTATTGCCTGAAAACACTGCTGCAACTTTGCCAGCAGATGCCACGTTCGCTCACACAATGCATCCTGACTCCCACACTGTGTATTCAGAATCTGTCCCAGAAAAACATTCAGCCCTATCGCCTGAATACCGCAGAACTGGTTTACGAGGTAACTCTACAAAGTGAAAAATATCATCCTTTGCTCTGTGAAATTTACAGTAGTTgagataactttcatttttccattaGTAGACCCTGTGTCTCCAAAACAGCAAAGTGAATGGATGGAAGGCATGAGCACTAAACATAGTGAATCAGTTCCTGGATATAACGTATTGAGCTCACCAGCTGGTGCAACTGTTTCACTTGCAACGCGTCCAATGATTATGTCTGTTTCTACTAATGTGCCAGGTGTCTCACCTGCAATGATAGCTACATCTTTATCTCAAAGTTGTGGAGCACCTGAAGGATTTAAGAATGAGTCTGTTCCTCACAATAAAAATACTGGTACATTACGTGCTGGTGCAGTTGCTGGCTCAAGATATCCTAGTGGGCAGGAGTGCTACCAGAATGCCTGTCCAGACAAACTGCCATATAATGAGCCTGTAAAGCAATGGGCAGGGAAAGATATCCCTCAAGAGGGAAATTTGGGATATTCAATGCATCCAGCAGAAAAAGAAGACATTTACAGTCAACAGCCAGGAGCACTTTTACAGTCTGATACAGTGAATATTAAAAGCCCTGTCTCCAGAACTCAGTTAAGAAATTCTGAAGGAACAAGCTCTTTATTAGGCCATAAACCACATTATATGTCCCATCCTGTGGAAAGCACATCTAGTGAGCCAATAGCTGCCAGAAATGCTGGTTCAAGTCATTGGGAAGTTGGTAAGTCTTCTGTGTGTCCATGTCTTCGTTGTCGATTTGTGCATGTCCTCTGTGTTCGTCCATTCGTTATTCTGTGTATATGTTTGTCCATCTGTCTTATTGGTATGTCCTTCCATTTGTCTGTCCGTCCTTGTTTGCATTCTGTATATACTTTAATTTTCAACTTTGTTGGTATTTGCTGACACAGCCATTAAAGGAGAAAAACTGAGTAAgaattatttatacaaaaatctAAGTTGTATTCAACAGATCTGCAGAATACCATATACAGTGGTTGGCCTCCATATTGTTGCAAAACAGGCAAGGCAAGAATTGATCATCTCTGTGTGAACTTCAGAAAGTATTTTGTGGGATTTCATAGTTCACTATCAAATGTCTCACTGCTACCAGCAAGAGCCCATTCAATTGACTTTGGTTGCTATATTGATTTCTTTGCTGTAATATAATCAACTGTCCACTTCATCCAGACTGGTTTGTTTATATAAGTATAGCTTATTTGATGAATCTTTATTTCTCACCAGCAAGAACATGGTTGTTTGTTGACCTAGAAATGGCACCACCACTGAAACAGAAGAGACAGCTGGTGCACTCTGTTTGCAAACATTATTGACATTGGGGAAATACagtgtgtcccacataaaaccCCAGTATGCTTCACACCCAAGATTTGAGAAACTGTGAACTAACTAAAAGAGAATAGATAATagtaatgttaaaaattatgtagTTACTTTTCTATAATAGATGCTGGAAGTGGTGATCAATGCATCCAGGAGTCAAAGATCTCTACATATCTTGTGTTGTTTaaggtgtaattgaaaaatatggggTACACCGGACAATGCATGCCAAACACCTATCTTCTCTGAGTGGTAGTGTTCTTCATGGAGAATACATAGGTTATCTTGTGAACAGTATCTGCATTTTTGGGAGTttacataacctgacaaatgaaatcaggcctcatctgacatgaagtaaagcaaggGTCCAAGTAACCATCTGCATTTGATACTAACAGCCAATTACAGTAATGAAGTTTCCAAgtcctcaaatttcaactcttgcaccaTACTCAAAGAGtaggcttttaatttcatatcttttagtacaTAATGACACAGTGTCCAAGGTACACAAACTTGCTACAATGACCTCCTTACCAACTTGTGGACTTCTCATAATATCCATGCGAATTCTGTCTGTAATTTCAGGGTCCTCATTGTTGGTTGCCTATTCCTCTGTCATTTAGTACATAATGACACAGTGTCCAAGGTACACAAACTTGCTACAATGACCTCCTTACCAACTTGTGGACTTCTCATAATATCCATGCGAATTCTGTCTGTAATTTCAGGGTCCTCATTGTTGGTTGCCTATTCCTCTGCATATTCCTACAGCCCTTTATTTCTTGTTCAGATCTTGAATAGTGCTGGTTGTGGGGAGTTTCGTTCCAGGATACTGtgcttgaaacatttctttacattccttgatgtATGTAACACTCCATAGTATCAGTTTGCTGTTCTGATGCAAATTGCCAATTTCTGTAACAGCCCAGCAATACAAGCTTCTCACAACAACTGATGCATGAATGCACAGTTGCTCTCAATTTTCCAATAAAATTTAGTGTAGCCAACTTCTTTGAGACAGTGTTGCtatttcacaagcaattcgactagagatgattgactgatatgtaTGGCATACATGTCTAATGTGGGACATTCTTGTATATGCATACATATTTCATGCTTGTAAGTTGCTTGTTTGAACATATTACTCGATCACTTTCTTGATCACTACTTTGAATCCcaatatatattacaaatatttaATGTTCATGTTCCGTAAAGGCGCCAGAATGTCGATATTGATGACATGTATACATGCTCTGATTCAGTCTTCTGAAATTACTTTTCTTATGCAGTTACTTTTCTTATGCAACTTTGTATTTGTTCTTTGAAAgtctttaacataagactgtttttACTGCTTGCTGACTTTTTTGTCGAATTATGTTCTACATCAGTTCCATTGAATTTAGTTTGTTATAGAAGGGAGTGACCATTAAACAGAAAAACTATATTTTTAAATCTTGTCCATGGTGCTTAAAGGATTAAGTGTGCTTACCTTAACAATGTCTAGCAACTATCTCTCAATAATGTCTTTTATCACTGATGTGTCAATTTCTCACAACCATGACAGTGTATTGCCTTTGCGGAAGCAGTAGCAGGAGTCCTATTTTCTTGCATCATGTGGTATTGAGGATTTTTAGGTACATAAATGCATCTGTGTGGGGAACTTAGAATGAGTTGTTCCTGTACCCACTTTTGAAGTTTGTTTTACCATGGTAATCTTGTGGTGAGATTTGCTCCAAAATCTCTCTCTGACtggtactagttttttttttttttttatggtcatTGCAGTTCGATCATTCTGGTGCTTGTTTATCTATTTTCTGTTTCAGATATACCTATCCTGTGCCCT
This window contains:
- the LOC126202951 gene encoding uncharacterized protein LOC126202951 isoform X3; this encodes MSETSEKTPEWLVLLENKKKRHNRLAHEIGAGAPCLSCGDACPGLDLHFWRKLCRNCKCKKEEHDVKDDEGYEQFEILLGPASKKRKRGACLNIKVPGVDNAKTVKSAEVAFDWVPPNVSDDVAVEYMKQLPTAKLPISGSDGALYRRQQLERQVPIHDLDASRCHNLTPQEVEGLKKYLDNLKSNVVGQGRVTKVPLLHADVRWASEAFGQKSLPASHSADSIRGIPPSAFSAPRPFHPAVPHMPAGTEDDDFPPPPPPLPNTMPPNLKKPSNFAPSWKPYHNPESQTSYSEALPGKPYTSSEFERAGPTDRLSQKGNSQQSASVGRQQFGTLPGESVSSLPADASVSHTLHPESHTAYSEVVPGKPSFASAEHHRSGSGADPVSQRGQQQGDVGHQRYDVGHQHYGLLPENTAATLPADATFAHTMHPDSHTVYSESVPEKHSALSPEYRRTGLRVVDPVSPKQQSEWMEGMSTKHSESVPGYNVLSSPAGATVSLATRPMIMSVSTNVPGVSPAMIATSLSQSCGAPEGFKNESVPHNKNTGTLRAGAVAGSRYPSGQECYQNACPDKLPYNEPVKQWAGKDIPQEGNLGYSMHPAEKEDIYSQQPGALLQSDTVNIKSPVSRTQLRNSEGTSSLLGHKPHYMSHPVESTSSEPIAARNAGSSHWEVGVNNLSPGKTAPTKYIPGESHDDAHRQQKGRFADTVGTGHDPFGMPEALPAKTSIYSSLGPHGETVFSEGVPTDALPKSALAMQQHRHDAELGELSSHMAEMKTDDTPAVQQPQFNCKECKGAIQAGDVAVFADRAGQDVAWHPSCFVCATCKELLVDLIYFFNKGQVYCGRHYAELLKIPRCFACDELIFVNEYTMAEGQAFHVKHFCCYECDIPLGGMKYVPVDGQPVCLDCFQEKYGKSCHACGKKIGASDQRVSWNELHWHVSGDCFSCFSCHKSLLGGRFAVKKNQPFCSKECVLASGIL
- the LOC126202951 gene encoding uncharacterized protein LOC126202951 isoform X4, coding for MSETSEKTPEWLVLLENKKKRHNRLAHEIGAGAPCLSCGDACPGLDLHFWRKLCRNCKCKKEEHDVKDDEGYEQFEILLGPASKKRKRGACLNIKVPGVDNAKTVKSAEVAFDWVPPNVSDDVAVEYMKQLPTAKLPISGSDGALYRRQQLERQVPIHDLDASRCHNLTPQEVEGLKKYLDNLKSNVVGQGRVTKVPLLHADVRWASEAFGQKSLPASHSADSIRGIPPSAFSAPRPFHPAVPHMPAGTEDDDFPPPPPPLPNTMPPNLKKPSNFAPSWKPYHNPESQTSYSEALPGKPYTSSEFERAGPTDRLSQKGNSQQSASVGRQQFGTLPGESVSSLPADASVSHTLHPESHTAYSEVVPGKPSFASAEHHRSGSGVADPVSQRGQQQGDVGHQRYDVGHQHYGLLPENTAATLPADATFAHTMHPDSHTVYSESVPEKHSALSPEYRRTGLRDPVSPKQQSEWMEGMSTKHSESVPGYNVLSSPAGATVSLATRPMIMSVSTNVPGVSPAMIATSLSQSCGAPEGFKNESVPHNKNTGTLRAGAVAGSRYPSGQECYQNACPDKLPYNEPVKQWAGKDIPQEGNLGYSMHPAEKEDIYSQQPGALLQSDTVNIKSPVSRTQLRNSEGTSSLLGHKPHYMSHPVESTSSEPIAARNAGSSHWEVGVNNLSPGKTAPTKYIPGESHDDAHRQQKGRFADTVGTGHDPFGMPEALPAKTSIYSSLGPHGETVFSEGVPTDALPKSALAMQQHRHDAELGELSSHMAEMKTDDTPAVQQPQFNCKECKGAIQAGDVAVFADRAGQDVAWHPSCFVCATCKELLVDLIYFFNKGQVYCGRHYAELLKIPRCFACDELIFVNEYTMAEGQAFHVKHFCCYECDIPLGGMKYVPVDGQPVCLDCFQEKYGKSCHACGKKIGASDQRVSWNELHWHVSGDCFSCFSCHKSLLGGRFAVKKNQPFCSKECVLASGIL
- the LOC126202951 gene encoding uncharacterized protein LOC126202951 isoform X2; the encoded protein is MSETSEKTPEWLVLLENKKKRHNRLAHEIGAGAPCLSCGDACPGLDLHFWRKLCRNCKCKKEEHDVKDDEGYEQFEILLGPASKKRKRGACLNIKVPGVDNAKTVKSAEVAFDWVPPNVSDDVAVEYMKQLPTAKLPISGSDGALYRRQQLERQVPIHDLDASRCHNLTPQEVEGLKKYLDNLKSNVVGQGRVTKVPLLHADVRWASEAFGQKSLPASHSADSIRGIPPSAFSAPRPFHPAVPHMPAGTEDDDFPPPPPPLPNTMPPNLKKPSNFAPSWKPYHNPESQTSYSEALPGKPYTSSEFERAGPTDRLSQKGNSQQSASVGRQQFGTLPGESVSSLPADASVSHTLHPESHTAYSEVVPGKPSFASAEHHRSGSGVADPVSQRGQQQGDVGHQRYDVGHQHYGLLPENTAATLPADATFAHTMHPDSHTVYSESVPEKHSALSPEYRRTGLRVDPVSPKQQSEWMEGMSTKHSESVPGYNVLSSPAGATVSLATRPMIMSVSTNVPGVSPAMIATSLSQSCGAPEGFKNESVPHNKNTGTLRAGAVAGSRYPSGQECYQNACPDKLPYNEPVKQWAGKDIPQEGNLGYSMHPAEKEDIYSQQPGALLQSDTVNIKSPVSRTQLRNSEGTSSLLGHKPHYMSHPVESTSSEPIAARNAGSSHWEVGVNNLSPGKTAPTKYIPGESHDDAHRQQKGRFADTVGTGHDPFGMPEALPAKTSIYSSLGPHGETVFSEGVPTDALPKSALAMQQHRHDAELGELSSHMAEMKTDDTPAVQQPQFNCKECKGAIQAGDVAVFADRAGQDVAWHPSCFVCATCKELLVDLIYFFNKGQVYCGRHYAELLKIPRCFACDELIFVNEYTMAEGQAFHVKHFCCYECDIPLGGMKYVPVDGQPVCLDCFQEKYGKSCHACGKKIGASDQRVSWNELHWHVSGDCFSCFSCHKSLLGGRFAVKKNQPFCSKECVLASGIL